DNA sequence from the Alosa alosa isolate M-15738 ecotype Scorff River chromosome 2, AALO_Geno_1.1, whole genome shotgun sequence genome:
ACAATTTTATGCTGTGTTAGGTTATGATTTCGGTTCTCTACCCTAATTATTGAAGAATCAATGTGCTAGCAAGCAAGTTTAGGGATAGCTTAGCTATCACGTAAATCAGGATTGTTTTCTTTGACTAGCGGCTGGATGTTAGCTAACCGTTATTAAAGATACAAACacctaacgttaatgttacagaATCGCTGTGGTAGTTTTAAGGTGACTACCGCCAGCGTGTTGCCACAGTCCaacaatattttacatcacTATTTCAGCATTTTGTTAATGGAGAACCAAGTCCCGAATCCCCAAATCCAGTCCCTGCTATTCCTGGTGGAGGAAGTGCAGTCAAAAGTCGAAGACTGCCAACTAAGAGGTAAGagatataattaaataattcaatCACAGAAAAAATATTACAGCCACAACACAGTATCAGAACAATATCAAACACTTTAATCGATTTtacatatgtatttatttgtatgtatctatctatttacagAGGCATCTCCACAGTATCAGGCTCATCAGTGCAGGACACCACATCAGAGGAGTTTTCCATGGTCATTGAAACAGGTAGGCTACAGTTCATGTGGACGGTTGTGGACTGTCATTGCACATTGTAGGGAGAAAGTGCTCAAAAAAGTACCAGTcaagtttatcttttattttccTCCACATATCGGGATCAAAACAAATTCGCTCCAGGTGATAGTCACTTTCACATGACACAAAAAGGTCACACCATGGCATCCCAGTTATCCCCAATTGTCCCATGATTTGGAAGTAATATTCGTGAGTACGATTGAGCCTGTAGGTGTCATCGCTACCCTTTTTAAGGTACTGGCAATCGGTGTAGCTGACTTTCATTGGACATTTAATTTCGAGTAGTCCATAGGTCTCACTCTCACCACTCTGAACCCTTCTGTCAGGGGATGTACCCAAATAGGGGGCATTAGGGTTGATGACAAacccacacacttgcacatcaTTACCAGTGATGACCGCATACTGGGCTGCAGCGGCTGGCTCAAGCTCCAGGCCTCTCTTCATGGCTTTTGCCATGatgctcttcttcttcctctgcaTGATGATGGCAAGTTGTTCAAAGTCAGCTCTTCTAGAGATTATTCTTTTGAAGGACGATGAGGTTAGGCGAATAGAGCGGACATGATGCCAGATGTTGTTGCTACTCTGCTGTCTGGTGTTTTTCTCAAGTGCCTCTGCCTCAGCCTTTGAGACTACTATGGTACTGAACCTTTCCATTTGCACTTTATTAAGGACAGTACAGAAAGAGCCTGGCTGTGGTGGCAAAGGGAATGCTGGGAAGTCACTGGAGTTTGATAGGGAGGATGCTTGTGAAGTGTTGTCCAAAAGTGGGAGCTGTATGCattgaaggggaaaaaaaacatttattatttacattacgtttcttgttttttttttttttttttttaactaggccTCATTTTATTAATGTCATTGTTATGATTTACACAGAAAACCAGATTCACACAGCAGACCAGATTCCCACAGACCACATTCCCACAGAGGATCCACACCAGGATCGCACAGAGGACCAAGAAGAAATAAATCAATTAAAGAGGCAACTTGCcgataaagaaaaagaaaatgcctTGCTGAGGGAAGAGATTCAAACTCACtcatctcactcactcacccacaccacacccactCAAGCTCATTACCAACTCACACCAGAGACTATATCTAACTGCAATGTGCCTGAGTACTTTAAGTACAGCACAGGTTTTAGTTATGATGAGTTCAACAAGCTGTGTGCTTTTTTTAGGATACCCAGTACTGCAACGGATACACAAACACTTAGCCCTGTGACATACCACAGAGTAGATCAGCAAATCAACCTCATGCCTTTAAGACAACAGTTCCTACTTGTGCTTATGAAGCTGAGGCAAAACTTTGATCTGAAAGAGCTGGCCTTCAAATTTCAAATTCCAGAACGAACTGTTAGCACTTTATTCAATTCATGGATTGATTTCATGTATGGTAGGCTAGGCAACATGTCTATTTGGCCACACAGGGACACAATAACAGAAAACATGCCTGACAACTACAGAGCAGAGTTCCCAACAACATTTGCTATTCTTGATGGTACAGAGATTAAGACAGAAAAACCAACATCACTGTTACTTCAAAGTCAGACTTACTCAAACTACAAATCTGCCAACACACTTAAATGTCTTATTGCCTGTGATCCTCATTGGTGCCATTATCTTTGTATCCACACTTTACACGGGATCAATCTCAGACCAAGAGCTATTTAGACAATGTGGGATCAAAGATTTACTGAAAGGTCTGCTTCAGTGTGGCTATCTTAAGGCAGGTGATGGGCTCATGGTGGATAAGGGTTTTCTTATTGAGAAGGATGTAAAGGAGCTTGGGCTTAATTTGAACATTCCCCTTTGCCAAATCAAATAGTCAGATGCCAGCTACAGGCGTTGAGATGACAAAGAAAATAGCCAAACACCGAAAGTACATGTAGAAAGAGCCATAGCCAAAGTGAAGAAATTTAAAATGGTTTCTGGACGGATCCCTAATGTCAGGCTTGGAAACATAAATCAGATATGGTTCGTGGTCTGTATGCTGTCCAATTTCCAGCCGAACATTATAAAAGCATAGGATACAGCACAATGATCTGTCTACACACAGCTAAGCTCCTAAAtttgaatgtttgttttttttaacatggtTCATAAATCAATTATTGTGTTGTTATtgtaaattaaatcaaatgtaTGTTGGCTATGTGACTGTAATAAAATGTCTTCCTGCAAATGATAAATTAGTCATTATCTGTAACAGTTTTACATAATCTGCTTTACCTGGTAGCTCAAGCCACTTCCAAGAGGGTACTTCTCCTGACCTATCACTACATCTATCTGGGGTTTGCTTGCTATGTAGCTCATAGGTGTCCCTGTCAGCTGTCTCAATAACAACAAATCCTGATCTGTTACCTCAGAGATGGCCCTGTGAGATGGAAAAGTCACACATTTCTACGTATGTCAAGTAATCtgaaatacaaaatacatttctGCCTATGTCATGTGCTctcaaacacataggctacatacaATTAAGTTGGTTATGGTGGAAGGACACAATGGGATAGCCAGCCTACATGGTGTTAAAAATCAACATAGCTGTGACTCACCTGTCATTGCTGTATTGGCAGAAGATGGGTCTCCGTTTTCGCTCTGTCTTGGCCCTGGCCACAACGACTGCTGTCACAGGCTGTGGTGCTACTTTAGCACCTCTTGGCTTATGCCATTGTTGGGGTAAGCTTGTGGAGGACTGAACTGGCACAGCGTTTATGTGTTGTGCCTTGCAGAGATCCAGGGTATGGATAAGCCCAATGATGTGCGCGCAAAACCCTGTGGAGCTAACCATAACATCACCTTAAGTTAGAGTTTAAGTTGAATAGTCTACCGATTGTTGATAGCACACGCTGAATAAATACAACGTAGAACTATACGTGCGTAACGTTAGTCCGTTTGCTTCGTAATAACGATTTTATAAATGAATAGAGACGTACCCAGCTTTGCATGAACAGTGTTGCTCCTTGATATTGTCAGTCCCAGCCTCCGTCTCGATTAGTAGGATATGCGGTGGTTCATTTTTTGACTGTGACCGGTATGCTTTTGCCTCTATTTGGATGCCTTGTTGTTCTTTGCGTTTCACCTGTATGTCCTGAATATAGCCTTCGAACGCATATTGCAGACCCTTTTGTCTACTCCTATCGGACACTTTATTTGCTGCTTTATAAAAGTTTGACAAAAGTTCAGCAGGAAGAGCTGTCAGCATAAGCCATGTTGTTGATACCTAACCAGAGTCTTAGGATAACCAGTCAGAAAACCAGAGCCCAGAAGTTGTCGGAcgtagcaacagtaactaaggggggcggggcttagccAAAGGTGAATTTCATCTTGATATGCAGGGGTGTAGTTTTCTGCAAAATCAATCTGTAACACTGCAACAGCTTCACTTgtgtcttttctcttctcttggaACATTgcactttgttttctttttatataGTGCTTAAGAAATGTAGTGGCTGAAGCCAACAGTGATGCAAGCACATCCCCCAATACTACACTCTTCATCAGTTTAACCTGAAACCCCCCTTCAGATTCCCATGAAGGCCATGTTGTTTGGGTGTTCTTGTCTTCATCTGGGATGTTGCTAATAAGGTTCTTAAGGAGAATTGCATCACAGCAGGTCTCacatctgttcaacatgcacacagagtCAGGACTGCAGACCAGAGCTCTGATAAAGGTTGAGATGCTTTGGAAGGCATGTCgaggaatgtgtttgtgtaaactCTCAAGCAGCATTTGTGTGTTTTCGTGATGTTTACAGAGGCAAACATTACGAGGTGTTTCTGCTTTTGTGAAGACCTCCCCTGGCCGCAGCTCTGCAAATTTTGTTTTTCCTATCCTCCGGGTTCTAAATGCCTCTAAAATAGACATAGTTAAGTGCCTCTTTTGATATTCCTTATTAACTCCACCCTCTTTTATAACAACAGCATTTTTCTTACCAGGTGCCTGTCGAGAGATGTCATAACGCACATAAAACTCCCTGACCTTTTGTTTTATGAGCTCTGTGGTGACTaatactttccttttttttcagtGTAGCCATTGAATCCAATTGCCTCAGAAAtcttttgcctttttttgtttgtttggactTTGAGGAAGAGCAGTAAGGACTCGTTTGACTGCTCGCCCAAGTGACTGCTTTGTCTTATATGCACACTTGGGAGACCCGGGTACAGATAAACTTTGGTTTTTAAGTCAAAGTCgtcttttcctctgtctctcttgccaGAGCCCGcatcctttctttctccttaCTGACATTTTGCTCTggcctttcctctctctttcttttcctctttttttgtaGTTTTCATAATTTTTGTGCCTTTCCCGGAAACCTTGTTGACACTCAACATTGGACAAAACTTTTACCTGTAAATTAGACGATGTAATCAATAAGCATAGTAGCCTATTTTTAGTGTTGTAGGCCTATCAATATGGTCCACTAAGGTCCCTATGAATTACTCATGCAATAGGCATTTATATGTTGTTGTCTTACGTCCATTAGGCCCATATCTGAGCAATAATTCaacatattatttttttaagtaggcCTTTTAATTCATATTATTACATTAATCAGAGGTGCAAGAATAGCCGCTAGTCAGCTTAGCTGTTACTGTCAAGGTCTACTTGATATGACATATTAATATTTAACTAGATTTCAAATCGACTTCACAAATGGTAATTGTCATGATTGCTGTTTTTAATGTCATCTTACTGTTTTATCCATCTCACATTTGTGGTAGGCGTTCAGCTTTAAGATCTTCGATCAGACCTGTCAAAATACCTCAGCTTGATAGACATGTAGCGCAAGCAAATTAGGGTGCATGTTTCCAAACCAATCGGGTTCCTCGCGCATTTTGGGGATGTCTCCTAAATGAACATTTTAACaacagtatttttttgtgtacacaacttttttttcatgctatatatatatgcagttaagaacaaaattattcatacccctgacAAATATTGATgtgatgttgattttctcttgaccaatatgtttgttctgactgaaaatgacactgccacatgccaaaaggttgtaagataacatggtagaaacatggaatcaaaaaaatacttgtttttatattttttttgtgcAATTTTAGTAAAAATGGcaagtccaaaattattcataccctttttaaataatcaacggtaacactaaagcaagaggctacactgagattctggaggaaaagatcaggcagtgtgccaagaaacctgccccaataggcatcattggaccattaaaccatacaatgatccagaaacatacagctaaacaaggcaagaaatggttaacagagttCAGACCTCAATCAGTCAAAAAAGTTAGCACAAGGCCAAAATGATGGCAAATATTCGTTCCTGCATCAAcctagattgctgctaaaaggtgcagtctaaaatcattgtggagacatggaaagGCTTGGTAGGTAGGCTACTATAAGAACCATTCCGAGAGCTTTGAtggtaaataaagatgtttacattgattatttaaaaagggtatgaataattttggacatgccatttttcattaaaaaagattaaaaaaactatttattttttttaattccatgtttctaccacattgtcttacaaccttttggcatgtggcagtgtcattttcagtcagaacaaacatattggtcaaaagaaaatcaacattacatcaatatttgccaggggtttGAATAATTTTGctcttaactgtgtgtgtgtatatatatatatatatatatatatatatatatatatatatatatataccacctatatatatatatatatatatatatatattaggactgtcaattgaaaaaaataatctagttaattacatactctgtgattaattaatctaaatgaatcaCATGCATCCATTTTTGCATGAACATATCTTAAAAACAAGTTTGGCAAATGAGTGAATCAATGAacagccaaaccaacattatagactttaaagttcaacgTCACTCTCTGTTATTATAATTTTCCCTTTGGGTCAGGCATCAGCATAGTGGCTGGTGTCCGATTTTTAGCAtgataaatgcaaatgactgaagttACCACTCACTGTCAATGACATGTGCAGAGTAGGCTACCTTAACACCAAGGTAATGTGTGGAATACCACCTATGATCTATCCTTTTTTTTGGCCATTCAAACATGTAGATTTTTATTCACATAATTATTAGGTTGTTGCTTTTtctatccagtaggtggcagtccaggataagaaatagcagttcaagaaaataaactaaatagTAGGAACAGAAATTAAAGCAGCATAGCCTACAAGTGCAAGCGGAAATGTAAATGTGAAGTTATTGGATTGGAAATAAATATAACCACCTTCTACATACTTTTGAAGACAGTTTGTTTCAAGTGTGCAACAAATGTAGTCCATTTATTAAGGGAGTTTGTCAGTTAGTTAGTCGATCATAGGGTAGGCTCAGCAAAACGGTAGCAAAGTTAACTTTGAAAAGGCTGGCGGCTAGCATTATTATCCTCAAGAGGTGTGCTAACTcgtaaccatagacagtaaaagctCGTAACTCCGGATTGTTTTGCATTGAGGTGCTACTTCAGACCTGACGATCTATATGGAAGGCAACGGAAATTCCTTACTGCAGAAATAGTAGCCTAGATTGATGCTCCGGTCAACAGGTCTTGAGGCTAATATGTTTCATTCAAAGCAGTGCTTGCTCATCTGCCTTCAGTCACGATAGCCAGACTGCTCTGGGTCAAATGCCACTATAAAAGGAGATTAATCAGCGTTACATTTTTggaattaattaatcgaaatatAATCGAGTTATTTTGATagccctaatgtgtgtgtgtgtgtgtgtgtattattgtattaACAAACCTTGAAATTGTTTGTATCTTATAAAAAATATAGcctaaaaaaaactattttctgCCCATACCAACTTCAGCAGTTTCAAGTTCATTGTTAACGTTACACCTGCAATGCAGCGTTATTTTGCATGGATTGCAGGGTCTTTTACCTAGTATGAGAACGGAAAAGGGATTATCATCACTGAACATGCTCCCATTTGTCGTCTGACTAAGTAGATTCTGTGATATTGTGACGGATCCTCTGATTCTGTGACGTGGTTCATTATATAGGATAGCCACTTTAATTTTGTCCATGGAGCTAACCAAAACTATTACGAAATTACCATCAatgactgatggcatttcaaACTTACACCCATAGCAGCGTTATGTTCAGCAAGTAAATAGGCTCATTGTTTACTCAGCTGGTgttgagtagcctaggctatggccTTTATGACATTAAAACGCTCTTTGAAATGCTTATAGGTAGGTACAGTATTTGTGTAGGCTAACTGTGGGCATTCAGTAGGCCTAAATAACTATAATACTGCATAAGGCTATCTGTAGTGTAGGCTACTTGGACAGGAGTAGGCCCTGCGATGTTGGAATTAATTTTGAAAGTGCAGTGCAAATGATTCagaaataagtataagtatagtataagtatatatacttttttgatcccgggagggaaatttggtctctgcatttaacccaatcggtgaattagtgaaacacaaacagcacacagtgaacacacagtgaggtgaagcacacactaatcccggcgcagtgagctgcctgctacaatgacggcgctcggggagcagtgaggggttaggtgccttgctcaagggcacttcagccgcggcccactggtcagggctcgaaccggcaaccctccggttacaagtccagagtgctaaccagtggacCACGGCTGCCCTATAACTATGGTGTTGGATCCTGATATGGGCGATGTTAACactttgagtgccaaaaacacaatattaagttttttgttgccatgcgtggagtcaagtcaagtaattttatttgttatttgtttatgcTTGGAGTGCCAAAAACGCACTATTGCATTTttagcttttttaaaaaaaattacgaAAATAAACACACCTTATGTGCAATTTTGGGAACTTGATGATGAATAGAACTGAAATAGATAACGATCGAAAACTAAACAAATACGCACAAACTCTGCTTTGGGTGGCTGCTgttttgggtcgaatcagtgacgcatgcacgtcagatcaaaaccaggccatttattttcgtgggtttatcactaggtggcagtctcgccaggtatcgctaggtcacttcccggaaactttacaggcaacacttctcaggtcAAACAGTGCATATTTCATAAAagacgctatatctccatttctagaaaaaaacaggaatTTTGATAGCCACTGTTAGCGTgagatttctcaggaacagaggcatgtcaataaacggtttgtacccacagagagcttaaagtctcacctttcaaacgagtcATAGTATTTGTCCATAGCTTTAACatagaatatgctgtggctctACAAATATGGTCAACAAAACAGCGCGGCATTCAAAGTGTTAAGTATAATTTTTGGATAACGCTCTTATCAATACATTACGGTAATTACGGTAAGTGTTGGTTGTTATATTTTAGGTATTACGGTTTCCCATACCTGCATATATGCCAGTTCACTTGTATGCAATGATGGTGACGGATGAACAGAGCCTTACACATGTATGgaataaataattatatataaaacagACGCTCCGCTTATACTTTCACGTCAAGTTAAGCCTGCGCAAGTCAGTTATCGAAACGTCACCTATTACCAACCATCCCGTATTTACGACCTCTTACATGTATgcgtcacttaatattcatttctatacaaaccaagacggtggATTTCTAAAGAAACAcgagcacccacaccataagtgtatctaaattagctattaccattttaatctgttgattcatttgacattattgtttattattgatatcctccttaatgtagtcttgtccatgttattgtttttatattattgattgaatggacattattatttattattgcttttttttttctttttcatttttttttaagtatttttttttttttaagtatattttttgggctctTCCCTCATTTGCAttgctattgattgaattgacatggttgtttattattgcttttctccttattatagtttgaccaacattctaatctgttccttGTTaaattttaagtattatattgtttttgtatttgtatgtcgttttggacaaaagcttcTGCCAAATTCCATAACCATACCAAAAATAAAATTTTAGCGTggctcgaagagctgtaaatagtgttgtaaggctgcgtgtacaaatccgcttgggcTGTGAGAAAGGTCGGAAATAGGCACCCAAATTGTTCAAATCTACatacctatggctactgaaaaatgtaaggtgcatgacacactgtaaaagctaTTCACTCACCCATCCAAAATAGTCATCCACACACTGTAACATAGAATTTCCAGTAAGTCATTCATTTCAAAACCAGTATTTTACTTTTCCTCTGTAAGAGAACAAAGGATACTTTGTCTTTGGGATCGTGATAAGTGTTTTAAAACTTTTTCAATTTGTAAAGTATCATGTATTGATAAGAATTATCTTGAAAGCATGATTGATGGAATATTAATATGTGGTTGACTTGTTTAGGACTCAAAAAAATAAGGACTTATACTTGGCTTTAGtaagacttgacttggacttacTTGAGACATCTCTGTCTTGACTTGGGACTTGACAgcgttaagacttgagacttatGCCACCCATAcaccagaagactttgacaagatttgggaaataCTGTATTCTTGAAAGActggagatagatagatagatagatagaagagTTATTCAAGCTTtacagtaatccatccctgccccGCAGCCACCTTAATGCATTCCACCTTAAAGCGTAACTCTTGCCGAAATGCAACCttgggtctttttgtgaatgtacctgagtcaaactcatttaaaagcataattaggacggaagcgccacttttaagattGACCGTATTGTCGGTATCTtgtcaaatggccttttgaatgggagtgctAGGGGCACTACTATGACCgcatcaaaatcgctatttttaaaacactaagaaggcttgacacaacatgaaactttgcttgaagtatcaccagggtctctacatcaactcgagcattgagaacattgttttcagcttttaaacaaaaaTTTGACTTGATTGAtccattcacaaaaagaccctaggttgcattttggcgagagttatgCTGTAACGAAGTTGGGATAGCTATTAGGCATAGAATTAGGTGATGACCCAAACAGCCTCCGGGCATATGCATTAGCTTAGAGTATAAGGCTGAATCTGTGAATGGGCCATAGCTGTAAAAAGTTGGTTCTGAAGCCAGCAAAGTTACATTCTTTTGAATGGCAGCAAAGGCAGCCAGTCAGAGCTTGCATTTCGTAATAGGGTTGCCAGTTAAGCCCAAAAGGACGCCAAATAGGTGCAAAGCCACGCCTTCAAAATCCCCCCACCCTAACTAATAGAGGTTTTTAGGAAGCTTCTAAGGCAGACATGTGCGAATGAATTATCTATGGCCCCCGGGATGttatttgattagtattagaaccggcccgcAGGCAGCAGGCGCCGGCTGCTGTTTTGCGCATCAATACTCcattccccacaatgcaacggtagcccacgaactcactgcggcgccgcaagtgggcctcggcttcattattcatcagtatttagtcagggcagatgtcaactttcaactacccccctccccagtgttgtgcctgaaagTCACTCGTTCATAtgtattttgagcgaacgtgaactgaacgttctgtattaggctactactgcctgatgaacgttactgtgaactcgttcattctggtgtctgtgaacagcacgctctttcagtttaacttcgttagggtgccagatttctacagagccttccacgcaaaaacccggctaaaatacaccgtaaaaaggccttaatatggcagcatgcaggtcaccatttgtcaaactatgggccgcggtccgcaatgtggacaatggtctgcagagtgaaattattcccgggccatcgtctgataatttgcggtcaaggagccgcggacagaaaaagaaaaacaaacatttctgcaattagtaggaaatacttgttattttggtgtcatcaaacatagaggcatataattaagtcgtggtatgagcgtttattcaatgcatgcgtgtgcacgttggtagcaaagctaagcttcaacctattggaaggctaattatgaaacgacatttaatagaacgacgtggattgatgcaacttccataaaaaacagagcacagactatataaaacactgtttggcatcaagtattaaagtcagccaaaagctattaattagtcttagttaaagatagttaaagatctccagatcagtgatttacgcatgatctgatccgccatttaccattcacacaagctggtattgtgtctcctgaatccttacattcaggcattcaaattaaatgtaattaaatagcatataaatattctatcagtgtatgatgcttgcatgagggaaacatcccaaaacaacggcacccatataactgctgttgttttgagaagtatttctcatgcaagcatcatgcaacaatgcaaaaacaatgaaactattgtaggcctaattatattttacattagtaaagcagtactctgatgtgcatgttttcacaaacttttgtgaacaatcttagcactttaaacattgactgttttgaagtgcatgtatagcaatatagtataaaaataataataattgtgatatcattatgataatttaatGGAGGGTGGGAGGacggggtgggttcatgtaggtgggccctatgaccccaaagtatgccttcagtcacagtcattattcatttaatcattaaataaaatacagtacacgtcttggttcaataggttacgtgcagtcattttaatatgttttaataaacattgaacagTCCGGCCCTaggcttgtagcaaatttgtttttttggccctctaatgtatttgactttgacatccctgctTTAGAACATGGTAAGAAGGCTGTGTGTACATTCCTGTCAAAGGTGGTGGAGGACCTGATGGAAAAAACCCAAATGTGAGTTGTCTGCACATCTTTAGTGATGGAGCAGCATCACagtttaaaaacaaattcatcTGGACCTTCATGTCCACGACTTTTAGAACAATCTTTCCAAACCGACCCACACCGAGTGAACCTGATGGGCATCTATCCCCTGAGTAAGTGCCTGCTGAAACCATTCAAATATGCCTATCTAACGTAACATGCTACTGTTTATGTGCATTATACTTAGCCTATCTTCTCCTGTCTTCTCAGTCAAACTCGGTTGGTGTCCTATCGGATCGTGCTTGAATGGGCCCTACAGGGTGAAATCTTGGGCAGAGAGCATCGGAAACCATCATGTGTTGTTGTGGCCATAAGACGAAAATATCCTTCTGAATCAGGTGTTTCACCACACAATAGCCGATAGCATTTACACTCCAAGAGCGTAAATGACATGAGAACTGTGAAGAcaagtttcaaaataaaagttattattacagtgcatgaaaatgcactgtactgttcttcctaggcaatttactacagtgcatgaaaatgcactgtactgttcttccaaggcaacatcaacaacttattattattc
Encoded proteins:
- the LOC125291336 gene encoding uncharacterized protein LOC125291336 produces the protein MLTALPAELLSNFYKAANKVSDRSRQKGLQYAFEGYIQDIQVKRKEQQGIQIEAKAYRSQSKNEPPHILLIETEAGTDNIKEQHCSCKAGSTGFCAHIIGLIHTLDLCKAQHINAVPVQSSTSLPQQWHKPRGAKVAPQPVTAVVVARAKTERKRRPIFCQYSNDRAISEVTDQDLLLLRQLTGTPMSYIASKPQIDVVIGQEKYPLGSGLSYQLPLLDNTSQASSLSNSSDFPAFPLPPQPGSFCTVLNKVQMERFSTIVVSKAEAEALEKNTRQQSSNNIWHHVRSIRLTSSSFKRIISRRADFEQLAIIMQRKKKSIMAKAMKRGLELEPAAAAQYAVITGNDVQVCGFVINPNAPYLGTSPDRRVQSGESETYGLLEIKCPMKVSYTDCQYLKKGSDDTYRLNRTHEYYFQIMGQLGITGMPWCDLFVSCESDYHLERICFDPDMWRKIKDKLDWYFFEHFLPTMCNDSPQPST